In Syntrophomonas wolfei subsp. wolfei str. Goettingen G311, a single window of DNA contains:
- a CDS encoding PocR ligand-binding domain-containing protein, translating to MNYENMTKEQLIDELAKLRQKNIELELILKDKERLSSASESSSPKRWFSTGRAELFVSESAEPEENDNSKKKYMFSDLVDIPLLQQFLKSLYEATGLPHALVDIDNNILSGIGWQDICTRFHRVCPQSRCRCKESDSYISAHLHDGPYVGYKCLNGLMDYATPIIVEGEHLATVFIGQLLHQPPDEKYFSRQARKYGFDENAYLEALRRVPVIPEEQIESIMKFYMQLGQFLASIGLSRKCQIEWAEQALRKQEERFRLLWETSNDGFWEWNIEMGKVYYSPRWAEMLGYSFEDCEVDIQNWEKRLHPDDMSTAMKAINEHLQGRTTVYAA from the coding sequence GTGAATTATGAAAATATGACAAAAGAGCAACTAATAGATGAACTGGCTAAACTTAGGCAGAAAAATATTGAATTGGAACTTATTCTAAAAGATAAAGAACGGCTTTCTTCAGCCTCTGAATCATCTTCACCCAAACGTTGGTTCTCTACGGGCCGGGCTGAGTTATTTGTTTCCGAAAGCGCGGAGCCAGAAGAAAACGATAATAGCAAGAAGAAATATATGTTTTCGGATTTAGTAGATATCCCTCTTCTTCAGCAATTCCTAAAATCTTTATATGAAGCTACCGGACTGCCCCATGCCCTCGTTGATATAGATAATAACATACTGAGCGGAATAGGTTGGCAGGATATTTGTACCCGGTTTCACCGGGTGTGTCCGCAAAGTAGGTGCAGGTGTAAAGAAAGCGACAGCTACATATCAGCCCACCTGCATGATGGACCTTATGTAGGGTATAAGTGTTTAAATGGCCTCATGGATTATGCTACCCCTATCATTGTGGAAGGGGAACATTTGGCTACCGTCTTCATAGGACAGCTTCTGCATCAACCGCCCGATGAAAAATATTTTAGTCGCCAGGCCCGGAAGTATGGATTTGACGAAAATGCCTACCTGGAGGCACTTCGCCGGGTTCCGGTAATTCCTGAAGAACAGATAGAAAGCATTATGAAGTTTTATATGCAATTGGGCCAATTTCTTGCATCTATAGGACTTAGCCGGAAGTGCCAAATTGAGTGGGCAGAACAGGCATTAAGAAAGCAAGAGGAAAGATTTAGACTGCTTTGGGAGACGAGCAATGATGGATTTTGGGAATGGAATATTGAAATGGGTAAGGTTTATTACAGCCCGCGCTGGGCCGAAATGTTGGGTTATTCGTTTGAGGACTGTGAGGTAGATATTCAAAATTGGGAAAAGCGTCTTCATCCCGATGATATGAGTACTGCGATGAAGGCTATTAATGAACATCTACAGGGACGAACAACAGTATACGCGGCCTAA
- a CDS encoding Gmad2 immunoglobulin-like domain-containing protein, producing the protein MNLVRKAPALILILLLLWLPSGCVQQTGKVPGDKDNKEKPAPSTPVAQTADLAVYYLKMTNDDAYLVREVHQLKKSSNLPQLALNELIKGKPLTPGANRVLPPDTKVLGIKIDKGLATVNFSSEVLKANVGASGEALGIASIVNTLTEFPDIQKVSFMVDGQVEKAIDWWGHIGLSEQPFSRNLAVVYEPVIWVTSPTPGDTISSPVEVSGTARVFEAMVSIRIKDAQGKTLVQDYTAASEGAPGRGIFQKEITFKAPGPGEGQIEVFWLSMKDGSEQDKVIIPVKWK; encoded by the coding sequence ATGAATCTTGTTAGAAAAGCCCCTGCCCTCATACTGATTTTGCTGTTGTTATGGTTGCCTTCCGGCTGCGTCCAGCAAACGGGTAAAGTCCCAGGTGATAAAGACAATAAGGAAAAGCCGGCTCCATCAACACCGGTTGCTCAAACGGCCGATCTTGCTGTTTATTATCTCAAGATGACTAATGATGATGCTTATCTGGTGCGAGAAGTACACCAGCTTAAGAAAAGCTCGAACCTTCCCCAGCTTGCCCTAAACGAATTAATCAAGGGCAAGCCGCTTACTCCCGGAGCTAATCGAGTTCTCCCCCCAGATACAAAAGTTCTGGGAATCAAAATTGATAAGGGGCTGGCTACCGTTAACTTCTCCTCAGAGGTGCTTAAGGCCAATGTCGGTGCAAGTGGTGAAGCGCTGGGAATAGCCAGTATTGTTAACACCCTTACGGAATTTCCCGATATTCAAAAGGTTTCCTTTATGGTAGACGGTCAGGTAGAAAAAGCCATAGATTGGTGGGGGCACATTGGTTTATCCGAACAGCCATTTAGCCGCAATCTGGCTGTGGTATATGAGCCGGTTATTTGGGTAACCTCTCCAACTCCTGGAGATACTATCAGCAGCCCGGTAGAGGTCAGCGGTACTGCCCGCGTATTTGAAGCCATGGTAAGTATTCGCATAAAGGATGCCCAGGGTAAAACCCTGGTGCAAGATTATACCGCTGCCAGTGAGGGTGCCCCCGGTCGTGGAATATTTCAAAAAGAAATCACCTTTAAAGCCCCCGGTCCGGGTGAAGGTCAAATTGAAGTCTTTTGGTTGAGTATGAAAGATGGCAGTGAGCAGGATAAGGTAATCATCCCGGTAAAGTGGAAATAA
- a CDS encoding PAS domain-containing sensor histidine kinase, whose protein sequence is MVGASIDITARKKVEASLFESQQKFAKVFYSNPDIMTISTIKEGRYIEVNDAFVAISGYERHEVIGRSVIDLNILVYPEERDMVIKQIQEKGRVRDFEIELRSKYGKIGTLLVSGEIMDLNGEEYLITTTRDITERKRMEEALRLSEECLFKAFNTSPFIMTITTLEEGRFIKANQAFARIVGYDYEEVIGRTSLEIGFWLNPLERDLLKQSILARQSVRDMEIVFGNIRGEQRLGLLSAEGLDINGQACLLSVLTDITELRRMEVEMSRLDRLNLVGEMAASIGHEIRNPMTTVRGYLQIMRENKVYIQELEYFDLMIEELDRANAIITDFLSLAKNKMVDMKPGDLNAIINKLLPLIQAKALSKDQYIKLELGDIPYLLLDNKEIQQLILNLVNNGLESMSLPGYVTIKTYMEDEAVILAVQDQGKGIDPSLLDKLGTPFLTTKENGTGLGLAVCYRIAVQHNAKIDVETSADGTTFYLRFPSETGEEPMT, encoded by the coding sequence ATGGTGGGCGCAAGTATCGACATTACAGCCCGTAAGAAGGTTGAAGCTTCCTTGTTTGAATCACAGCAGAAATTTGCCAAAGTTTTTTATTCCAACCCTGACATAATGACCATCAGCACCATAAAAGAAGGGCGTTATATTGAAGTAAATGATGCTTTTGTTGCCATTTCCGGTTATGAACGTCACGAGGTCATTGGGCGTAGTGTAATTGATTTAAATATATTGGTTTATCCTGAAGAAAGGGACATGGTAATAAAACAAATACAAGAAAAAGGCAGAGTTCGCGACTTTGAAATAGAATTAAGATCAAAATACGGCAAAATTGGGACTTTGTTAGTTTCCGGCGAGATAATGGACTTGAATGGTGAAGAATATCTTATTACTACCACTAGAGATATTACGGAAAGAAAGCGAATGGAAGAAGCATTGCGTTTGTCGGAGGAATGCTTATTCAAAGCCTTTAATACCAGTCCCTTCATAATGACTATTACTACCCTGGAGGAGGGAAGGTTTATTAAGGCTAACCAGGCATTTGCGCGTATTGTTGGTTATGATTATGAAGAAGTGATTGGCCGAACATCATTGGAGATAGGATTTTGGTTAAACCCGCTGGAGCGTGACCTCCTAAAACAAAGCATCCTGGCCAGGCAATCGGTTCGGGATATGGAAATTGTTTTTGGCAATATTCGCGGAGAGCAAAGGCTGGGATTACTTTCTGCTGAAGGTCTTGATATTAATGGCCAAGCATGCTTGCTCAGCGTACTTACGGATATAACTGAACTCAGAAGAATGGAAGTGGAAATGTCTCGCCTGGATCGACTCAATTTAGTAGGAGAAATGGCCGCCAGCATTGGACACGAAATCAGGAACCCCATGACCACTGTACGCGGGTATCTGCAAATCATGCGGGAGAATAAGGTTTACATACAAGAGCTGGAGTATTTTGATCTGATGATAGAAGAACTGGATAGAGCCAATGCTATAATCACCGATTTTCTTTCACTAGCTAAAAACAAGATGGTGGATATGAAGCCAGGAGATCTCAATGCCATAATTAATAAATTACTGCCGCTGATTCAGGCCAAGGCTTTGAGTAAAGATCAATACATAAAACTGGAACTTGGTGACATACCGTACTTGCTTCTGGATAATAAAGAAATTCAACAACTGATACTAAATCTGGTTAATAATGGATTGGAATCCATGTCTTTACCTGGCTATGTGACTATAAAAACATATATGGAAGATGAAGCAGTGATATTGGCCGTTCAAGATCAAGGTAAGGGAATAGACCCTTCATTGCTGGATAAGTTGGGAACACCCTTTTTAACCACCAAAGAAAATGGGACAGGCTTGGGGCTGGCAGTTTGCTACCGGATAGCCGTGCAGCATAATGCCAAAATCGATGTAGAGACCAGTGCAGATGGCACTACCTTTTATCTCAGGTTCCCGAGCGAAACGGGAGAAGAGCCCATGACATAA
- a CDS encoding DegV family protein — protein MSVKVFTDSTSYISKEMQEELHIEIIPLSVHFSDESFIETEVDYEYFYQKIEKTGEIPTSSQPPPGQFFAAFKKALSRGEHVVGIFISSTMSGTWATALHVKKQLMEQYPEARMEIIDSHTNCMALGLQVVEAARVAKAGGNIDAVVKAAQYIHDRVHFYFVPETLEYLRKGGRIGTASALLGTLLNIRPILTVDMAKGMTHLLEKARGTSNAVKRMLYLMEEDHQKYGLKEIIVHHINAPEKARQLRQTLVDRYALPVSILSIGPVIGLHTGLGTIGMVYVA, from the coding sequence GTGAGCGTTAAAGTTTTTACTGATAGCACTTCATACATAAGTAAAGAAATGCAAGAAGAACTGCATATTGAAATTATTCCTTTAAGTGTGCATTTTTCCGATGAGTCCTTTATCGAAACAGAAGTAGACTATGAATATTTTTATCAGAAAATAGAAAAAACCGGGGAGATTCCGACATCTTCCCAACCTCCGCCGGGGCAATTCTTTGCAGCTTTTAAAAAGGCGCTATCTCGTGGAGAGCATGTTGTAGGCATTTTTATATCTTCAACCATGAGTGGAACCTGGGCTACAGCCCTGCATGTTAAAAAGCAGCTTATGGAGCAATATCCTGAAGCCAGGATGGAGATTATTGATTCTCATACCAATTGTATGGCCCTGGGGCTTCAGGTTGTGGAGGCCGCCCGGGTGGCCAAGGCCGGGGGTAATATAGATGCGGTGGTAAAAGCAGCCCAGTATATTCATGATCGGGTACATTTTTACTTTGTCCCGGAAACCCTGGAGTATTTGCGCAAAGGGGGACGAATAGGTACGGCCTCTGCTCTTCTCGGTACCCTTTTGAACATCCGGCCTATTTTAACGGTAGATATGGCAAAAGGCATGACCCATTTGCTGGAGAAGGCCCGGGGAACTTCCAATGCGGTTAAGCGAATGCTGTATCTAATGGAAGAAGATCATCAAAAATATGGGCTGAAGGAAATCATAGTGCACCATATCAATGCCCCGGAAAAAGCTCGACAATTAAGGCAAACGCTGGTTGATCGCTATGCTTTACCCGTAAGTATACTTTCCATCGGTCCGGTAATAGGCCTGCATACTGGACTAGGCACAATAGGTATGGTCTATGTGGCATGA
- a CDS encoding transposase: MPRYARKRSSTGIYHVMLKGIDGRDIFLDDEDKEKFIENMLKARDKGNFELYAYCLMDNHLHILIKESEGIGTSIKRIAVGYVQWHNNKYGRIGHLFQNRYLSEPVETESYLLTVVKYIHQNPLKARIVTQLADYKWSSYLQYLAAYKGDNSHIDPLLIMEYFKIQTEFESYMNEPTNSECLDYKQSSKYTDEILKNIIRESFGINDLIDMPNDMRNALIKDIYQSTGVSIRQLARVLGIGKSIVERALK; this comes from the coding sequence ATGCCAAGATATGCTAGAAAAAGAAGCTCAACCGGAATATATCATGTAATGCTAAAAGGAATTGATGGTCGGGATATTTTTTTAGACGATGAGGACAAGGAAAAGTTTATTGAAAATATGCTTAAAGCCCGCGATAAAGGCAATTTTGAGCTATATGCTTATTGTTTAATGGATAATCATTTGCACATTCTAATCAAAGAAAGCGAAGGTATTGGAACCAGTATTAAACGAATAGCGGTTGGTTATGTACAATGGCATAATAATAAATATGGTAGAATAGGGCACTTATTCCAAAATAGATATCTTAGTGAACCAGTTGAAACGGAAAGCTATCTATTGACCGTTGTAAAATATATTCATCAAAACCCCTTGAAAGCTCGGATAGTTACGCAGCTTGCCGATTATAAATGGAGCAGTTATTTGCAATATCTAGCGGCTTATAAAGGTGATAACTCACATATTGACCCCCTTTTAATTATGGAATACTTTAAAATACAAACAGAATTCGAAAGCTATATGAATGAACCAACTAATAGTGAGTGTCTGGATTACAAGCAGTCATCAAAGTATACAGATGAAATCCTAAAGAATATTATTAGAGAGTCTTTTGGTATAAATGACTTAATTGATATGCCAAATGACATGAGAAACGCATTGATCAAAGATATTTATCAAAGCACCGGGGTAAGTATCAGACAACTTGCCCGCGTATTAGGCATCGGAAAAAGCATCGTAGAAAGGGCGTTGAAATGA
- the pflA gene encoding pyruvate formate-lyase-activating protein — protein MIGRIHSIDTFSTLDGPGIRTVVFMQGCHLRCKYCHNPDTWELKSLSAQEYSPEELMEVIRRSKPYFIASGGGLTFSGGEPLLHDDFIKAVFLLCREENISTAIDTSLYVKPAALLNVMPLTNLVLADIKHINEEKSRCLTGMSNSLNLSNLKLIDSHDIPIWIRYVIIPAWTDALEDLEEMAAFVGQLEHVERIDLLPYHSLGKHKWDLLGYNYELNGVTTHSPEALEQFKNIISAISGKPVYLK, from the coding sequence ATGATAGGCAGAATTCACTCCATTGATACCTTCAGCACCCTGGACGGGCCCGGAATTAGAACCGTGGTTTTTATGCAGGGCTGTCACCTGCGCTGCAAATACTGTCACAATCCCGACACCTGGGAATTGAAAAGCCTCTCTGCTCAGGAATATAGTCCTGAAGAATTAATGGAAGTCATAAGAAGGAGCAAACCATATTTTATTGCTTCCGGCGGCGGACTTACCTTCTCTGGCGGCGAGCCCCTGCTGCATGATGATTTTATAAAGGCAGTTTTCCTGCTTTGCCGGGAAGAAAATATTTCTACCGCTATCGATACCTCCCTTTATGTCAAGCCCGCAGCGCTGCTAAATGTTATGCCGCTGACTAACCTGGTACTGGCGGATATCAAACATATCAACGAGGAAAAAAGTCGCTGCCTGACCGGAATGAGCAATAGTCTTAACTTGAGCAATCTCAAACTTATCGATTCGCATGATATACCCATTTGGATTCGCTATGTTATAATTCCTGCCTGGACCGATGCGTTGGAAGATCTTGAAGAAATGGCTGCTTTTGTGGGCCAGCTTGAACATGTGGAACGTATTGATCTTTTGCCTTACCACTCCCTGGGAAAACATAAATGGGATTTGCTGGGCTATAACTATGAATTAAACGGGGTAACTACTCACAGCCCGGAGGCTTTGGAACAGTTTAAGAACATCATATCCGCCATTAGCGGAAAACCAGTTTATTTGAAATAG
- a CDS encoding cation diffusion facilitator family transporter yields MDKFTSSISDFLISKTLKDTYTETNIENPEHRRKVAYLEAWVSIIGNIVLAIIKFIMGILVNSISLIADAVHTASDVLTSLVVIIGFKLAALPADEEHPHGHGRIEFIATLVISLLLIAVGIKFGFDSYKRLIANTPVAGSYFVVVVMLFAGLFKEWMSRFSIDLGQRISSSTLIADAWHHRTDAIASVLVAIAILASKFGYYWVDAVLGFVVSALIVWTGIEIFRESCSKIIGEYDEEQVKRVNQLALAIPGVIAVHDTSVHDYGANKVVSLHIEVDQGLSVVKAHAIADVVEVSINQYLYTTSTTVHVDWVDNEAQN; encoded by the coding sequence TTGGATAAGTTCACATCTTCAATATCTGACTTCTTAATAAGCAAAACTCTTAAGGATACTTATACTGAAACAAATATTGAAAATCCTGAACATAGAAGAAAGGTAGCTTACCTGGAAGCCTGGGTTAGCATTATCGGCAATATTGTTTTGGCTATTATAAAGTTCATCATGGGGATATTGGTAAACAGTATTTCTCTTATCGCGGACGCAGTTCATACCGCTTCTGATGTACTGACCTCGCTGGTAGTAATTATTGGATTTAAACTGGCTGCTTTACCAGCAGATGAGGAGCATCCTCATGGCCATGGCCGTATTGAATTCATTGCTACCCTTGTTATTTCTTTGCTGCTGATAGCAGTGGGAATAAAATTTGGTTTCGATTCTTATAAAAGGCTCATAGCCAACACTCCGGTAGCGGGAAGCTACTTTGTAGTTGTCGTTATGCTGTTTGCCGGCTTGTTTAAGGAATGGATGTCCCGTTTTTCCATCGACCTGGGGCAAAGAATTTCTTCCTCCACCCTTATAGCTGATGCCTGGCACCACCGGACTGATGCCATAGCTTCAGTCTTAGTGGCTATTGCCATTTTAGCCTCTAAATTTGGCTACTACTGGGTAGATGCTGTACTGGGCTTTGTTGTGTCGGCCTTGATTGTTTGGACGGGTATCGAAATTTTCCGCGAATCATGCTCCAAGATAATCGGAGAATACGATGAGGAGCAGGTAAAGCGGGTTAATCAGTTAGCCCTGGCGATACCTGGAGTAATTGCGGTTCATGACACCAGTGTGCACGATTACGGGGCTAATAAAGTGGTTTCCCTGCACATTGAGGTAGATCAAGGATTGTCCGTGGTCAAGGCTCACGCCATTGCCGATGTAGTTGAAGTAAGCATAAACCAGTACCTCTACACTACCTCAACAACGGTTCATGTTGATTGGGTAGATAATGAGGCGCAAAACTAA
- the pflB gene encoding formate C-acetyltransferase: protein MQAAWSGFKAGRWMHEIDVRDFIQKNYSPYDGDSGFLTGPGEKTSLLWRKCQDLLQKERESKGVLLVDADTPLSITSHPPGYIDRELEKIIGLQTDKALKRAINVYGGLKMTLNACRAYGYEPDKKLLKFFEKHRRTHNDGVFAVYTPEMRLARKVGIITGLPDSYGRGRIIGDCRRVSLYGVDFLIKAKENDRDWLNRRMTPELIQLREDMAGQIKSLQDLKQMAKSYDYDISRPAATAVEAVQHLYFAYLAAVKEQNGAAMSLGRVSTFLDIYLERDLRLGRITENEAQELIDQLVIKLRLVRHLRTPEYSEIFAGDPNWVTESLGGSGTDGRHLVSKTSYRFLQTLKNLGAAPEPNMTILWSRNLPRNFLEFCAKLSISTSALQYENDDLMRDYYGDDYGIACCVSAMRLGKETQLFGARCNLAKLLLYAINGGKDEISGQQVGVEMSVYDGDRLEFGEVMRRFKIQMEWLAELYVNTMNLIHYMHDKYAYEYVQMALHNTFVKHFMAFGIAGLSVAADSLSAIKYAKVRPIKDERGLVSDFAIEGEFPKFGNDDDRVDLLAVEIIHTFIHQLKRHPAYRDAQHTLSILTITSNVMYGKYTGTTPDGRQKGEPLAPGANPLHGREEKGAIAACNSVAKLPYEDARDGISFTFSTVPEALGKSKEERVNNLLALLEGYFVQDAHHMNVNVLNVETLKEAMEHPEKYPDLTIRVSGYAVHFTKLNREQQEEIIMRTFYRRM from the coding sequence TTGCAGGCGGCATGGAGCGGTTTTAAAGCAGGCAGATGGATGCATGAAATAGATGTAAGGGACTTTATCCAAAAAAACTATAGCCCCTATGATGGCGATAGTGGTTTTTTGACTGGCCCGGGAGAAAAAACATCTTTGCTCTGGAGAAAATGCCAGGATTTATTGCAAAAGGAAAGGGAATCTAAAGGGGTTTTGCTGGTAGATGCGGATACTCCCCTAAGCATTACCAGCCATCCCCCGGGTTATATTGACCGGGAACTGGAGAAGATTATCGGTTTGCAAACGGATAAGGCCTTGAAACGGGCTATCAATGTTTACGGTGGTTTGAAAATGACCCTCAACGCTTGCCGGGCGTATGGTTATGAACCGGATAAGAAGCTCCTGAAGTTTTTTGAAAAACACCGCCGTACCCATAATGACGGAGTTTTTGCGGTCTATACCCCGGAAATGCGCCTGGCGCGAAAGGTGGGGATAATTACCGGTCTGCCGGACTCTTATGGCCGTGGCCGGATAATTGGCGATTGTCGCCGGGTAAGTCTTTATGGAGTAGATTTTCTCATAAAAGCCAAAGAGAACGACCGCGATTGGCTTAATCGTAGAATGACTCCCGAGCTCATACAACTCCGGGAAGATATGGCGGGACAGATTAAGTCTCTGCAAGACCTGAAGCAAATGGCTAAATCTTATGATTATGATATTTCCCGACCGGCAGCTACTGCGGTTGAGGCAGTGCAGCATCTCTACTTTGCCTACCTGGCCGCAGTCAAGGAACAAAACGGAGCTGCCATGAGCCTGGGGCGGGTCTCCACCTTTCTCGACATCTATCTGGAACGGGACTTGCGATTAGGAAGGATTACGGAGAACGAAGCCCAGGAATTGATTGATCAATTGGTGATAAAACTACGACTGGTTCGGCACTTGCGCACCCCCGAGTACAGTGAAATATTTGCCGGGGATCCGAACTGGGTCACGGAATCACTGGGCGGCTCCGGTACGGACGGGAGGCATCTGGTTAGCAAAACTTCTTACCGCTTTCTACAGACCTTGAAAAATTTAGGAGCGGCACCTGAACCCAATATGACTATTTTATGGTCACGCAATCTTCCTCGCAATTTTTTAGAGTTCTGCGCTAAGCTGTCTATTTCTACATCTGCTCTCCAGTACGAGAACGATGACCTGATGCGTGACTACTATGGTGATGATTACGGTATCGCTTGCTGTGTATCGGCTATGCGCCTGGGGAAGGAGACTCAGCTTTTTGGCGCCCGCTGCAACCTGGCCAAACTTTTACTCTATGCCATAAATGGGGGCAAGGACGAGATAAGCGGCCAACAGGTAGGGGTGGAAATGTCGGTTTATGATGGAGATAGATTGGAATTTGGCGAGGTTATGAGACGATTCAAGATACAGATGGAATGGTTAGCTGAGCTTTATGTAAATACTATGAATCTTATTCATTATATGCATGATAAGTATGCTTATGAATATGTGCAAATGGCCTTGCACAATACTTTTGTCAAACACTTTATGGCTTTTGGCATAGCTGGTTTATCAGTTGCAGCTGATTCTCTAAGTGCAATAAAATATGCTAAGGTAAGGCCCATCAAAGACGAAAGGGGATTGGTCAGCGATTTTGCCATAGAAGGTGAATTCCCCAAGTTTGGTAATGACGATGACCGGGTTGACCTGTTGGCGGTGGAAATAATTCATACCTTTATACACCAGCTTAAGCGCCACCCTGCTTATAGAGATGCCCAGCATACCTTGTCCATATTAACCATAACCTCTAATGTAATGTATGGGAAATATACCGGAACCACTCCAGATGGACGACAAAAAGGCGAGCCTCTGGCTCCCGGTGCCAACCCCTTGCACGGCCGGGAAGAAAAGGGAGCTATAGCCGCCTGTAATTCGGTAGCCAAATTACCCTATGAAGATGCCCGAGACGGCATTTCTTTCACCTTCTCTACTGTCCCTGAAGCCCTTGGTAAAAGTAAGGAGGAACGGGTAAACAATCTATTGGCTCTGCTTGAAGGCTATTTCGTTCAGGATGCTCATCATATGAATGTAAATGTTCTTAATGTAGAAACATTGAAGGAAGCTATGGAGCACCCGGAAAAATACCCGGACCTGACCATCCGGGTCTCTGGTTATGCAGTGCATTTTACCAAACTAAACCGGGAGCAACAGGAAGAGATAATTATGCGTACCTTCTATCGCCGAATGTAG